The Chiroxiphia lanceolata isolate bChiLan1 chromosome 4, bChiLan1.pri, whole genome shotgun sequence genome contains a region encoding:
- the LZTS3 gene encoding leucine zipper putative tumor suppressor 3 — protein sequence MATLETLPVLSDPTRASPQNFHGLAARPPRTAAPRSAMGSVGSGVANDQEFAMKSVGTRTQGSGRQASEGSRNNGYSAREISNRYSGEEKTYKSEKVSNSLYINGDLRKSEKVKMDICGNVTSNNEKNLPPPPQYREPGNPPKILPISGKLDQSNEPLVRPSAFKPVVPKNFHSMQNLCPPQSNGMTENRKSLNHANSNSPSAPKAGLDKGSLNRTTNQGGGLSDSGRNSLTSLPTYGTGYSQHVGPMSASTSHINRIGTTYVEKNIVGYNGISTSDSGRSSSKSTSSFSRLNHLNETMPFHSPSTDDIIQDLEDRLWEKEQEVLQMRRNLDKSEAAIFQVFEEKQKIWEREMEDLRQNYANKLQQVSKKAQRAQQALQLQIFKLQQEKKKLQDDMGQLLQQREELEKKFVAFKKEQAEFLPKIEETKWEVCQKAGEISLLKQQLKDSQADVSQKLNEIVGLRSQLKEGKNFLREKEEQILTLKDSYSSKSVNLEICEGELQRKMSEVQVLREKLNHCELEVSGLKRTLASMGPPGPFGGDLGEKLRDPLACESDEAKMQRQSEDSVNSLRKEVERLQTELKLERQQREQQVMDFEEERRTWQEEKEKVIKYQKQLQLNYVEMYQKNQLLEHKVNEMNTKATSPPHTEEKKTWTPSRLERIESTEI from the exons ATGGCCACGCTAGAGACACTGCCCGTCCTGAGTGACCCCACCCGCGCCAGCCCGCAGAACTTCCACGGACTCGCCGCCCGGCCACCCCGAACCGCCGCCCCCAGGAGCGCCATGGGGAGCGTGGGCAGCGGCGTGGCCAACGACCAGGAGTTTGCCATGAAGAGCGTGGGCACCCGGACGCAGGGCAGCGGCCGCCAGGCCTCCGAGGGCTCCCGCAACAACGGCTACTCCGCGCGGGAGATCTCCAACCGCTACTCCGGCGAGGAGAAGACCTACAAGTCGGAGAAGGTCTCCAACTCCCTCTACATCAACGGCGACCTGCGCAAGAGCGAGAAGGTGAAGATGGACATCTGTGGGAACGTGACCTCCAACAACGAGAAGAACCTGCCGCCTCCTCCCCAGTACCGAGAGCCCGGTAACCCACCAAAGATATTGCCAATCTCCGGCAAACTCGACCAG agCAATGAGCCCTTAGTTAGACCCTCAGCCTTTAAGCCAGTAGTTCCTAAAAACTTCCATTCCATGCAGAACCTCTGCCCGCCGCAGAGCAACGGGATGACGGAGAACAGGAAGAGCTTGAACCACGCCAACAGCAATAGCCCGTCTGCACCCAAAGCTGGGCTCGACAAGGGCAGCCTTAACAGGACTACAAACCAAGGGGGGGGGCTCTCGGATTCGGGGCGTAACTCCCTAACGAGCCTGCCCACCTACGGGACGGGCTACAGCCAGCACGTGGGGCCCATGAGCGCCTCCACCAGCCACATCAACCGCATCGGCACCACCTACGTGGAGAAGAACATCGTGGGATACAACGGGATATCTACCTCAGACAGCGGGCGGTCCTCCAGCAAGAGCACCTCCTCCTTCAGCAGGCTGAACCATCTCAACGAGACCATGCCTTTCCACTCGCCTTCCACGGACGACATCATCCAGGACCTGGAGGACCGGCtgtgggagaaggagcaggaggtcCTCCAGATGCGGAGGAACCTGGACAAGAGCGAGGCAGCGATCTTCCAGGTGTTCGAGGAGAAGCAGAAGAtctgggagagggagatggaggACCTGAGGCAGAACTACGCCAACAAGCTGCAGCAGGTCTCCAAAAAGGCGCAGCGGGCTCAGCAGGCTTTGCAGCTCCAAATTTTCAAGctccagcaggagaaaaaaaaactccaggaCGACATGGGGCAACTCCTCCAGCAGcgagaggagctggagaagaaattTGTGGCTTTCAAGAAGGAGCAGGCTGAGTTCCTCCCAAAGATTGAAGAGACCAAGTGGGAG GTGTGCCAGAAGGCAGGCGAgatctccctgctcaagcagcagctgaaggactCCCAGGCAGACGTCTCCCAGAAGCTGAACGAGATCGTGGGGCTGCGCTCGCAGCTCAAGGAAGGCAAGAACTTCCTGCgggagaaggaggagcagaTCCTCACCCTGAAGGACTCCTACAGCTCCAAGAGCGTCAACCTGGAGATCTGCGAGGGCGAACTGCAGCGCAAGATGAGCGAGGTGCAGGTGCTGAGGGAAAAACTGAACCACTGTGAGCTGGAGGTCTCCGGCCTGAAGCGGACACTTGCCAGCATGGGACCCCCGGGGCCCTTCGGGGGTGACCTGGGCGAGAAGCTGCGGGACCCGCTGGCCTGCGAGAGCGACGAGGCCAAGATGCAGCGGCAGAGCGAGGACAGCGTGAACTCCCTGCGGAAGGAGGTGGAGAGGCTCCAGACGGAGCTGAAGCTGGAGCGGCAGCAGCGGGAGCAGCAGGTGATGGACTTCGAGGAGGAGCGGCGCAcatggcaggaggagaaggagaaggtcATCAAGTaccagaagcagctgcagctgaactACGTGGAGATGTACCAGAAGAaccagctcctggagcacaAGGTGAACGAGATGAACACCAAGGCCACCAGCCCCCCGCACACCGAGGAGAAAAAGACGTGGACTCCCTCCAGGCTCGAGCGAATTGAGTCCACCGAGATCTGA